A window from Candidatus Nitrosotenuis uzonensis encodes these proteins:
- the sixA gene encoding phosphohistidine phosphatase SixA, protein MNIFILRHGDANTSTKVMDDFKRPISDVGVKESEYIAKMLSVFGIMFDRVFSSPLTRAKQTAEIAIKSQKVRIVEVNELKPEGNVEQIAKILSEQKENSTILLVGHSPLLVDLICYITGSVHGSVSLKTGGIAKIKTSSLRPRLSGNLEWLLTPKVIRKISK, encoded by the coding sequence ATGAATATTTTCATTCTCAGACATGGAGATGCCAACACGAGTACAAAAGTGATGGATGATTTCAAAAGACCAATTTCCGATGTTGGGGTAAAAGAATCCGAGTATATCGCCAAGATGTTGTCAGTCTTTGGAATAATGTTTGATCGTGTGTTTTCCAGTCCACTAACACGTGCAAAACAAACTGCCGAGATTGCAATAAAATCACAAAAAGTAAGAATTGTAGAAGTCAATGAATTGAAACCAGAAGGTAATGTGGAACAAATTGCTAAAATTTTGTCGGAACAAAAAGAAAACTCAACTATATTGCTAGTAGGTCATAGTCCACTTCTTGTTGATTTGATCTGTTACATTACCGGCTCAGTACATGGTTCTGTTTCATTAAAAACTGGAGGAATTGCAAAAATAAAGACGAGTTCTTTGCGACCTAGACTTTCCGGAAATCTAGAATGGTTGCTAACGCCAAAGGTAATAAGAAAAATCAGCAAATGA
- a CDS encoding phosphate signaling complex PhoU family protein, producing the protein MTRLIDPSLKQLSSLMSEMGDLSVQSIMLAIESYLYGKNTASQVHDISNEINKKYFQVADLTFEMLLKYQPVADDFRLIRSSIEISYGFSRFGRYAYDITLVRDIYGDISECDKSWLIEVSEKVKTMIKDAVMYFADLDIRKSVTMQKNEDFVDRLYKERLPMLINSKNTKCALAEALVLRYLERIADHAMFMSDAINYIVTGKHKITEQFLIKENAGIGLLDGT; encoded by the coding sequence ATGACCAGACTAATAGATCCTTCATTAAAACAGCTCTCCTCCCTCATGTCCGAGATGGGAGATCTTTCAGTACAGTCCATCATGTTGGCAATAGAGTCGTATTTGTATGGAAAGAATACTGCGTCACAGGTTCACGATATCTCAAACGAGATCAACAAAAAATACTTTCAGGTAGCAGATCTGACATTCGAAATGCTATTAAAATACCAACCAGTAGCTGATGATTTCAGACTAATCAGATCTTCAATAGAGATATCATACGGTTTTTCAAGATTCGGCAGATACGCCTACGATATCACACTAGTGCGTGACATTTATGGCGACATATCAGAATGCGATAAGAGCTGGCTTATTGAGGTTTCAGAAAAGGTGAAGACCATGATAAAGGATGCAGTCATGTACTTTGCAGATCTTGATATACGCAAGTCAGTGACCATGCAAAAAAATGAGGACTTTGTAGATAGGTTGTACAAGGAAAGGCTGCCTATGCTTATAAATTCAAAAAACACCAAATGCGCCTTGGCAGAAGCCTTGGTTTTGCGTTATCTTGAAAGGATTGCAGATCATGCTATGTTCATGAGTGATGCAATAAACTATATTGTTACAGGAAAACACAAGATAACAGAGCAGTTTCTCATAAAAGAGAATGCTGGAATTGGTCTTTTGGACGGTACGTGA